A section of the Lepus europaeus isolate LE1 chromosome 10, mLepTim1.pri, whole genome shotgun sequence genome encodes:
- the CELA1 gene encoding chymotrypsin-like elastase family member 1, with the protein MLRIVVLATLVLYGHSTQDLPETNTRVVGGTEAKKNAWPSQISLQYKSGSSWYHTCGGTLIKSNWVMTAAHCVDSQLTFRVVAGEHNLDQNDGTEQYVSVQKIVKHPSWNSNNVAAGYDIALLRLAQSVTLNSSVKLGVLPESGAILPNNNPCYITGWGRTKTNGQLAQALQQASLPSVSYSTCSSSSYWGSTVKNTMVCAGGDGVRAGCQGDSGGPLHCLVNGQYAVHGVTSFVSSLGCNVSKKPTVFTRVSAYISWINNAIASN; encoded by the exons ATGCTGCGAATCGTGGTGCTCGCGACCCTGGTCCTCTATG GACACAGTACCCAGGACCTTCCGGAAACCAACACCCGGGTTGTCGGAGGGACTGAAGCTAAGAAGAATGCCTGGCCCTCTCAG atctctctccAGTACAAATCGGGAAGCTCCTGGTATCATACTTGTGGAGGGACCCTCATCAAGAGTAACTGGGTGATGACAGCTGCTCACTGCGTGGACTC CCAATTGACCTTCCGCGTGGTGGCTGGTGAGCACAACCTGGACCAGAACGACGGCACCGAGCAGTACGTGAGCGTCCAGAAGATTGTGAAGCATCCATCCTGGAACAGCAATAACGTGGCTGCAGG CTATGACATCGCCCTGCTGCGCCTGGCCCAGAGCGTGACCCTCAATAGCTCCGTCAAGTTGGGTGTCTTGCCCGAGTCGGGAGCCATCCTGCCCAACAACAACCCCTGCTACATCacaggctggggcaggaccaAGA CCAATGGgcagctggcccaggccctgcagcagGCCTCTCTGCCCAGCGTGAGCTACTCCACCTGCTCCAGCTCTTCCTACTGGGGCTCCACCGTGAAGAACACCATGGTGTGTGCTGGCGGAGACGGAGTCCGCGCTGGGTGCCAG GGTGACTCTGGGGGCCCTCTCCATTGCTTGGTGAATGGCCAGTATGCTGTCCACGGAGTGACCAGCTTTGTATCCAGCCTGGGTTGCAACGTCAGCAAGAAGCCCACAGTCTTCACCCGGGTCTCTGCTTACATCAGTTGGATAAATAAC